Proteins from a single region of Dehalococcoidia bacterium:
- a CDS encoding 1-deoxy-D-xylulose-5-phosphate reductoisomerase (catalyzes the NADP-dependent rearrangement and reduction of 1-deoxy-D-xylulose-5-phosphate (DXP) to 2-C-methyl-D-erythritol 4-phosphate), translating into PIQYALSHPERWGNDELPKLDFTRISRFDFEKPDYDKFPCLRLAIEAGKKGGTYPAALCAADEVAVEMFLEGRIKFNDVAMLIDDILAKHSNIARPTIADILKADAGAREAIKEAVRQERLHC; encoded by the coding sequence GCCTATCCAGTATGCGCTGAGCCACCCGGAGAGGTGGGGCAACGACGAGCTTCCCAAACTCGATTTCACCCGCATTAGCCGCTTCGATTTCGAAAAACCGGACTATGATAAATTCCCCTGCCTGCGTCTGGCCATCGAAGCCGGTAAAAAGGGCGGCACGTATCCCGCCGCTTTGTGCGCCGCCGACGAGGTGGCTGTGGAGATGTTCCTGGAGGGACGCATAAAATTTAACGACGTCGCGATGCTCATTGACGACATACTAGCAAAACACTCGAACATCGCTCGTCCGACTATCGCAGACATCCTAAAGGCCGACGCCGGGGCGCGTGAAGCTATCAAAGAAGCTGTAAGACAGGAGAGATTGCATTGCTAG